A genomic window from Euleptes europaea isolate rEulEur1 chromosome 9, rEulEur1.hap1, whole genome shotgun sequence includes:
- the GPRIN3 gene encoding G protein-regulated inducer of neurite outgrowth 3 gives MGTVPDPLRSARLSLVAAPEEKNGLREPPSPKTQRKQASIETNSNGFPLAAKERTAGDHLLEMSCATAEDKHRDEQCCGHDTNQASMLSPGSLSPSKEGHQAVLEPEQDGSNGARDPAAAEGCGAVQKAVKRLPAQEASEVTQSDDRGQFCRATDKVNSTPGVGAKDSKDHGCISSCLPSTAQQASPAAKETVGETTDPERTHLSVKESGAASGPGAESPVCLEAELMARKDSERIDGKDASPHPRAEVVPETLQKPNLESAAQLSGKTEAEKKAVAELSKFRDTGTMTVQMDSGSAGGEAVRKDRQDAEVQAVASVENKSASTSPSIFAAFLRESAHPETQPTQEQLHVIYTGVGGKERSDVVDGFAPPVGIMPDVHVQALAAVDTSGSQAGRLQSDPVGMHDTICSSLSDNGKHPCSLASGSAQETPVTRVDAQKAAAAKNRGDSQQPAGASVSLKTRPVYQITVNSSNQPLAPSQPVNVETKLPPSAVLSGLDSIHQDPGPHVSENNQASPSCQRVSEQAACTVVSKRGLHLPIQTVSGLETGPASSHKDVKPKREEKFVPLHPSEQEMSKTGATAGPQTACSPSGGKREQLKFPEHNKEVKLSGSQSLTAGPVSESRKSPVPARGAQGAKGSEIRKEAKLDKMVSSAQHRLHLGGNKKESRPAAEAKVQLKQSKRIRDVVWDEQGMTWEVYGASLDPESLGIAIQNHLQRQIREHEKLIKSQSAPNRKSISSDTSSNKKLKGRQHNVFHSMLQNIRRPNCCVRPTASSVLD, from the coding sequence ATGGGGACTGTACCGGATCCTCTAAGATCTGCTAGGCTTTCGTTGGTTGCAGCTCcggaggagaaaaatggcctgagAGAGCCGCCCTCTCCTAAAACCCAGCGCAAGCAAGCAAGCATAGAGACGAACAGTAATGGCTTCCCTCTTGCTGCCAAGGAGCGAACTGCTGGAGATCATTTGCTTGAGATGAGCTGTGCCACAGCAGAAGATAAGCACAGGGATGAGCAGTGCTGTGGGCATGACACTAATCAAGCAAGCATGCTTTCTCCTGGGTCTTTAAGCCCATCCAAAGAAGGCCATCAGGCTGTTCTGGAGCCTGAACAGGACGGCAGCAATGGTGCCAGAGACCCGGCTGCAGCGGAGGGCTGTGGGGCTGTGCAGAAGGCGGTCAAAAGGCTTCCTGCTCAGGAGGCCAGTGAGGTTACTCAGAGTGACGACAGAGGGCAATTCTGTAGGGCCACCGACAAGGTGAATTCCACCCCTGGAGTTGGTGCCAAGGACAGCAAAGACCATGGTTGTATTTCTTCATGCCTTCCGTCCACAGCACAACAAGCGTCTCCAGCAGCGAAGGAAACTGTAGGTGAAACGACTGATCCTGAGAGGACTCACCTTTCGGTGAAGGAGTCTGGAGCTGCCTCTGGTCCTGGGGCCGAGTCCCCTGTTTGCTTGGAGGCTGAGCTGATGGCCAGAAAGGATTCGGAGCGAATAGATGGAAAGGATGCCAGTCCCCATCCCAGGGCTGAGGTTGTGCCAGAAACGTTACAGAAACCCAATCTTGAGAGTGCAGCACAGCTATCCGGCAAGACAGAGGCTGAAAAGAAGGCGGTGGCAGAGCTTTCCAAATTCAGAGACACGGGCACAATGACAGTGCAAATGGACAGTGGCTCTGCGGGTGGGGAGGCGGTGCGCAAGGACCGCCAAGATGCCGAGGTCCAGGCTGTGGCCAGCGTGGAAAACAAATCCGCTTCCACCAGCCCGAGTATCTTTGCTGCGTTCTTGAGAGAGAGCGCACATCCCGAGACACAACCGACGCAGGAGCAGTTGCACGTTATTTATACAGGAGTCGGTGGGAAGGAACGATCCGACGTTGTTGACGGTTTTGCTCCCCCAGTGGGCATCATGCCTGACGTGCATGTTCAGGCACTGGCCGCGGTAGATACGTCAGGAAGTCAGGCTGGCAGGCTTCAAAGCGACCCAGTGGGGATGCACGACACTATATGCTCGTCTTTGTCGGACAATGGGAAGCATCCGTGCTCGCTAGCCTCCGGTAGCGCTCAAGAAACACCAGTCACCAGGGTAGATGCACAAAAGGCTGCCGCGGCTAAAAATCGGGGCGATTCTCAGCAACCAGCCGGCGCTTCGGTCTCGTTGAAGACCAGACCTGTTTACCAGATTACTGTCAACAGCAGCAATCAGCCCCTGGCTCCTTCACAACCTGTGAACGTCGAAACCAAGCTACCTCCCTCTGCCGTTCTCTCTGGACTCGATAGCATACATCAGGACCCCGGGCCCCATGTTTCAGAAAACAACCAGGCTTCTCCATCTTGCCAGCGAGTGTCTGAACAGGCTGCATGCACTGTTGTTAGCAAAAGAGGGCTGCATTTGCCAATCCAGACTGTTAGTGGTCTTGAAACTGGTCCAGCTAGTTCCCACAAGGACGTAAAaccaaagagggaggaaaagttTGTCCCTCTTCATCCGAGCGAGCAGGAGATGAGTAAAACGGGAGCCACTGCTGGGCCCCAGACTGCATGTAGTCCTAGCGGAGGGAAGAGAGAGCAGCTTAAATTTCCAGAACATAACAAAGAGGTGAAACTCTCTggcagtcagagtctgacagctGGTCCGGTGTCTGAGTCACGTAAAAGTCCCGTCCCTGCTCGAGGAGCTCAGGGCGCCAAAGGCAGTGAAATCAGAAAGGAAGCCAAGCTCGATAAGATGGTGTCATCTGCTCAACACAGACTACATCTTGGTGGCAATAAGAAGGAATCCAGGCCAGCCGCCGAGGCCAAAGTGCAGCTGAAGCAGTCCAAACGCATCAGGGACGTCGTGTGGGATGAACAAGGCATGACCTGGGAAGTCTACGGGGCTTCCCTCGACCCGGAATCGTTGGGGATTGCTATCCAGAACCACTTGCAGAGGCAGATCAGGGAACACGAAAAACTGATAAAGTCCCAAAGCGCCCCAAACCGGAAATCCATTTCTTCGGATACGTCGTCAAATAAAAAACTGAAGGGAAGGCAACACAACGTTTTCCACTCCATGCTGCAGAACATCCGGCGCCCTAATTGCTGCGTCCGCCCCACTGCCTCTTCTGTGTTGGACTGA